Proteins co-encoded in one Nematostella vectensis chromosome 15, jaNemVect1.1, whole genome shotgun sequence genomic window:
- the LOC116618339 gene encoding helix-loop-helix protein 2 isoform X1, translating to MEIPMEASFFLPNLDEFDLSELSCDETPSPVSTSSSSPLRSPFSLESLDSSASRSSTCTSPDFSRQDSEGSINSSVSPRRQRKCSSPNCNKKEHVSVLRRNERERNRVKLVSDGFAALRKHIPTTPVNKKLSKVETLRTAIEYIKHLQRILNDSNRVEREKRLLRQVGLLQKAYKLQSHSRVTLSRQDQITALLMELPEIAPYPRQPPLAYHGFNQGINGPAPVGLYYGPVGQLQ from the exons ATGGAGATTCCGATGGAGGCTTCCTTTTTCCTGCCCAACTTAGACGAGTTCGACTTATCAGAGCTGAGCTGTGATGAAACTCCGTCCCCTGTTTCGACTTCTTCTAGTTCGCCTCTTAGGAGTCCATTCTCCCTTGAGTCTCTTGATTCTTCTGCATCGAGATCTTCGACTTGTACATCGCCCGATTTCTCGAGACAGGATTCCGAAGGATCCATAAACTCATCTGTAAGCCCGAGAAGACAAAGAAAGTGTAGCTCTCCGAACTGTAATAAAAAAGAGCACGTTTCCGTGCTTAGACGGAAcgagagagagagaaacaGGGTTAAACTCGTTAGTGACGGCTTCGCCGCCTTGCGGAAACACATTCCTACTACACCAGTAAATAAGAAATTGTCCAAAGTTGAGACGTTGAGAACTGCTATAGAGTACATCAAACACTTACAAAGAATCTTGAACGATAGTAACAGAGTGGAGCGCGAGAAAAGGCTTCTTCGCCAAGTTGGCTTATTACAGAAAGCTTACAAGTTGCAG tcgcATAGCAGAGTAACGTTATCACGACAAGACCAAATAACAGCATTATTGATGGAGCTACCGGAGATTGCGCCATACCCACGCCAGCCACCTTTAGCGTACCATGGATTTAACCAGGGTATTAACGGTCCGGCCCCAGTAG GACTATATTATGGACCAGTGGGACAGCTTCAATAG
- the LOC116618339 gene encoding helix-loop-helix protein 2 isoform X2, whose amino-acid sequence MEIPMEASFFLPNLDEFDLSELSCDETPSPVSTSSSSPLRSPFSLESLDSSASRSSTCTSPDFSRQDSEGSINSSVSPRRQRKCSSPNCNKKEHVSVLRRNERERNRVKLVSDGFAALRKHIPTTPVNKKLSKVETLRTAIEYIKHLQRILNDSNRVEREKRLLRQVGLLQKAYKLQSHSRVTLSRQDQITALLMELPEIAPYPRQPPLAYHGFNQGINGPAPVGLYYGPVGQMQ is encoded by the exons ATGGAGATTCCGATGGAGGCTTCCTTTTTCCTGCCCAACTTAGACGAGTTCGACTTATCAGAGCTGAGCTGTGATGAAACTCCGTCCCCTGTTTCGACTTCTTCTAGTTCGCCTCTTAGGAGTCCATTCTCCCTTGAGTCTCTTGATTCTTCTGCATCGAGATCTTCGACTTGTACATCGCCCGATTTCTCGAGACAGGATTCCGAAGGATCCATAAACTCATCTGTAAGCCCGAGAAGACAAAGAAAGTGTAGCTCTCCGAACTGTAATAAAAAAGAGCACGTTTCCGTGCTTAGACGGAAcgagagagagagaaacaGGGTTAAACTCGTTAGTGACGGCTTCGCCGCCTTGCGGAAACACATTCCTACTACACCAGTAAATAAGAAATTGTCCAAAGTTGAGACGTTGAGAACTGCTATAGAGTACATCAAACACTTACAAAGAATCTTGAACGATAGTAACAGAGTGGAGCGCGAGAAAAGGCTTCTTCGCCAAGTTGGCTTATTACAGAAAGCTTACAAGTTGCAG tcgcATAGCAGAGTAACGTTATCACGACAAGACCAAATAACAGCATTATTGATGGAGCTACCGGAGATTGCGCCATACCCACGCCAGCCACCTTTAGCGTACCATGGATTTAACCAGGGTATTAACGGTCCGGCCCCAGTAGGACTATATTATGGACCAGTGGGGCAG ATGCAATAG
- the LOC116618339 gene encoding helix-loop-helix protein 2 isoform X3 gives MEIPMEASFFLPNLDEFDLSELSCDETPSPVSTSSSSPLRSPFSLESLDSSASRSSTCTSPDFSRQDSEGSINSSVSPRRQRKCSSPNCNKKEHVSVLRRNERERNRVKLVSDGFAALRKHIPTTPVNKKLSKVETLRTAIEYIKHLQRILNDSNRVEREKRLLRQVGLLQKAYKLQSHSRVTLSRQDQITALLMELPEIAPYPRQPPLAYHGFNQGINGPAPVGLYYGPVGQMQ, from the exons ATGGAGATTCCGATGGAGGCTTCCTTTTTCCTGCCCAACTTAGACGAGTTCGACTTATCAGAGCTGAGCTGTGATGAAACTCCGTCCCCTGTTTCGACTTCTTCTAGTTCGCCTCTTAGGAGTCCATTCTCCCTTGAGTCTCTTGATTCTTCTGCATCGAGATCTTCGACTTGTACATCGCCCGATTTCTCGAGACAGGATTCCGAAGGATCCATAAACTCATCTGTAAGCCCGAGAAGACAAAGAAAGTGTAGCTCTCCGAACTGTAATAAAAAAGAGCACGTTTCCGTGCTTAGACGGAAcgagagagagagaaacaGGGTTAAACTCGTTAGTGACGGCTTCGCCGCCTTGCGGAAACACATTCCTACTACACCAGTAAATAAGAAATTGTCCAAAGTTGAGACGTTGAGAACTGCTATAGAGTACATCAAACACTTACAAAGAATCTTGAACGATAGTAACAGAGTGGAGCGCGAGAAAAGGCTTCTTCGCCAAGTTGGCTTATTACAGAAAGCTTACAAGTTGCAG tcgcATAGCAGAGTAACGTTATCACGACAAGACCAAATAACAGCATTATTGATGGAGCTACCGGAGATTGCGCCATACCCACGCCAGCCACCTTTAGCGTACCATGGATTTAACCAGGGTATTAACGGTCCGGCCCCAGTAGGACTATATTATGGACCAGTGGGGCAGATGCAATAG